The genomic DNA ACTTCTTTAGCAACTTCCTGTAACCAATTTTCATTATTTATATCATAGCTTATTAGTTCAAATTGTTTTTTATAAAATTCTTTTACATTTAATTCGTTCATTATTATTCTCCTCCTGCAAATTATTTTTCTGTTACAGGTGAGAAACTAAATTTCTAATGCCCATGAAAAATCCTCCTTTTGATTTCCCTATATTTACAATTCATCAAAATAATAAGAATTTTGAAAGTGAAAGTATAAAAAATAGATAATGGATTATTCCACTATCTACTCTTTAGCTACTTTTATTTTTCTTTTTGATACTCCACCCAGTCACCAGAATCAATAACTTTCAATATCATCTTTTTATCTTGAGCGATATACACATATGCTTCTATTTCCCTATCAGCAACATATACTGTTTGCGTGATTCGATCATATAAATCGGTCTCCGCATTACCTGTATATTCTTCTAGTTCATCTAACTTACACAATATCTCATCATTTACTACATAAACTTCTCCATACACCTTTTCTTCAATCGAATAAGTCATAGCCGGATATCCTTCATTCGTATCAAATAATTTTCCATATGTCCAAGCTCTGTCTGCAATGCACGTTGCACCTAACATATAATGAGCATTCGTTTGTCCTCTTCTTAACGTGCCATAAACGAAAACATGATACATAAAATCTTATCCCCTTTATATGTCTCTACTTTCTTATTTGTAAATAAGCACGAATCATAAAGTAACTCACTTCATTCGGAAGCTGTTCTTTAATAGATTTCAGACCACCCTCAGCATTTTGAACGGCAGTTTCAATAAGAGATTCATACTCTGCTGGAACAAAACTTTGCCACTCTACTTCCATTCCATCCTCGTAGCAGCGAATTAAATGGTTTTCGATTGTTTGTCTTGATAAGTTACGTTCTTTTGCAATCTCATTCAAATCAATACCTTGTTTATACATTTCATACGTTTCTAAATGAGAATTTGCGGACGCTTTTCCTGACTTTTTACGCTCTGCAACTACTTCTGTCTTAATCGTTTCAGCGTAATTTGGATTTTCCTCAATAAAATGCTGAACTGCTTGTAAGAAGTGCGAGCCATATTTCACAAGTTTGTGTTCTCCGATACCTTTTACCGTCAACAATTCGGAATCACTTTGCGGCATTTTCACGCACATATCTTTTAATGTTTGGTCAGAGAAAATAACGAACGGAGGTACACCTTCTCCTTGTGCAATTTCTTTACGTACTTCACGAAGCACTTCAAATAAAGGATGGTCTTGTACAATTTGTCTTGTCTCTACTCGTTCTTTTCGTAAAACATTCTCTTTACCAAGTAATACTTCTTTCCCTTTTTCTGTTACTTTTAACGTCGGATAAGTGCCATGTTCAACTGCAATTAACTCATCTGAAATTAAAAACTCAATAAACTCACTGACCTCTTTTACACTACGGTTCGATAAAAGCCCATACGTTGGTAAAGTATGAAAATTAAATTCAATAACTTTCTTATTTTTCGACCCCGTTAATACTTGCGCTATCATTTGCTTCCCAAAGCGTTGGTTCGTTCTAATCATGCATGATAAAACCATTTGTGATTCCCTTGTCACATCAATGCTCTCGCGATCGTCTGTACAATTACCACAGCGTCCACAATCTTCTTTCGGTTCTTCTCCAAAGTATTGCAAAATGAATGATTGTAAACATTGTTCTGTATGACAGTAATCGGTCATATTTTGCAATTTTTCAAGTTCATTTGAAAAACGTGATTCTCCAGTTGATTGATCAATTAAAAAACGCTGTACTTGTACATCTTGAGAAGAATATAACAATATACATGTACTATCTAATCCGTCACGACCAGCACGTCCTGCTTCTTGATAGTAACTTTCCATATTTTTTGGAAGCTGATAATGAATTACGTAACGAATATTCGATTTATCAATACCCATCCCGAATGCAGATGTTGCTACCATTACACTTACTTCATCTCGTAAAAAGAGTTCTTGTTGCTCATTTCGATCACTATCACTCATACCAGCATGATATTTTGATACAGAAACTCCAGCCTTCATTAAATCTTCATATAACTGATCGACTACTTTTCTAGTAGCTGCATATATAATCCCAGATTCCTTTTGATTTTGACGAATATAATCCGCCAAATATGCATTTCGATCTTGCCCTTTAATGACAGAAAACGATAAGTTCTCACGCTCAAACGTTGTCATAATTGTATTTTCTTGATTAATTTCAAGTGTGTTACAAATGTCCTCACGTACTTGCGGTGTTGCTGTTGCTGTTAATGCTAATACGAGCGGTTTTTCTGGAAGATAATCTAATATGCGATGTATATGTAAATAACTTGGACGGAAATCATGTCCCCACTGTGAAATACAGTGTGCTTCATCAATCGCAATCATAGGGATTTTCATATCGATAAGTTGGTCAACAAACTCCATCGAATCAAGACGCTCAGGCGCGACATAAAGTAATTTGTAATGTCCTTGTTTCGCTAATTGAATTCGCTGATTTGCTTCGGCAATAGAAATAGAACTATTAATATATGTAGCTGAAATGCCATTCTGTACCAATGTATCTACTTGATCCTTCATAAGTGATATTAAAGGCGATATAACCAACGTCGTTCCTTCAAATACTAATGCCGGAATTTGATAACAAATCGACTTACCGCCACCCGTTGGCATAATACATACTGTATCTTTCCCATCTAGTACATTTTTAATTGTTTCATCTTGTCCTCTTCGAAACGAAGAATAACCAAAGTAGGACGCTAAAAGTTCTTGTGCTTTAGTAAACAAAAAAGAGTCACCTGCTTTTCTTTATCTTTCATCTACTTCTATTATATCAATCACTTATGCGACTTGAAAGAGATGAATAGATGCTTATTATTTTTTCATTATTCTATGTTTCTCCACCTATTTAATATGAATTAGCATCCATGTTTTATATGTTTTACAACATTTATAACGTAAATCCAGTAAACATGAAGAAAGAGTTTCAATTTAAATATTCATTTTATTTCCCTTTCTTGAATACTACTAATCGTATACATATAAATTCAGGAGGTTTCTATATGAAACATCATAATATGAGTTCCATCACGGCAAAAAAGAAAACAACACAACTCCAATTCTCTAATAATGATGCGTGGAAATATGAATCATACTATAAGTACCAACCATTATTCTCTTATAAAAAGCTTTTTAATTTTCTTTCTCAACTTTTTAGATGTTAATATATGCGCAAAAAATATATCATTCGCAGAATTTTTCTCAATATTAAATGTATAGACTTACTACAATTCAGTTGTTACCATATATAATAATCTGTTGGATAAACCCCTTAAGTTGATCTGCTTATATTAGCAGGTCTTTTTCATGATTACTTACTTCTACACCTCAATCTCACTTCCAAGTCTTTTTTCCATTTTATAACCATATTTAAATCCCAACAATTAATGATAATCATAAATTGTTGGGATTTTAATTGTTCACATATAATTATGCAATTCTTCTTTCTCAATACACAAAACACATTTTACTTGTTACTATGAAAGTACTCCAGATGAGTTTTTGCTCATCGACATTATCTAGTTAATGGGGCCTGCCGCGGGAAGCAGGTCTCTTTGACTTTATTAAGGTCCCAATTTCATTTGGACACATTTACCAGGTTTTTTCAAAAGAATTTTATGATAACATTACGTAGTCGAGTCCGACATCTCGGCAATACCCTTTTGAGGGTCTGTAACTTCCCTTGCAGACCCTCTTTTACTTTATATTCAATTTATTCATATATACCACAAGATCATTCACCTAATTTCTCCAATTCAAAATTCCCTAAAAATAATCTAGGACACGTAACTAAACATAAATCTATATCATACTTTGAGTTATACATGTTCAAAGGAGTGTTACTATTTATGTATTCTTATTGGCAATCGTATTACTCCCCCTACCATAACCCTTATGTAAACTATGATTTATCTGTACGTAACTACCGAATTAGTAAAAACGAGAATTTTTTAAAAGGGTATATGCGTTCTTTATGGGAACAACACGTCGCTTGGACGAGATTGGCTATTATAAGTATTGTATTTAATTTACCCGATGTTAACGTTACTGTTGGACGACTTCTACAAAACGCAACACATATGGGACTATCACTTGAACCATTTTACGGTGAAGATGCAGTAAAAAAATATAGTGCATTAATTAAGGATCACTTAGTCATTGCAGCAGATCTTGTTAAAGCCGCAAAAACTGGTGATCAAAATGCAGCTGCCGCTATAGAGAAAAAATGGTACGCTAATGGTGATGAAATCGTTGAGTTTCTTAATAACATCAACCCATATATAGGAAAAGAAGAATTCCGAAAAATGTTTTATGAACATTTAGCACTAACGAAAGCAGAAGCACTTACTTTCCTAAATAAAGATTATGAAGCAGGAGTACAACTTTACGATAAAATTGAAAAAGAAGCATTAGAAATGGCCGACATGATAACAAACGCAATCGTAAAACAATTCCCACAAGTATTTCAATAAAGTGAAATGTTAATCAGAGTAGGTATTACTACTAAGTAATACTTGATAAAATAAGTCGATTCCCAAACATAAATCGGCTTATTTAACTTTCTCTCCATGATATTTCACCTCTCCTCTTTACATTTAGCTTATATCGATATATTTTATTAATATCCGTTTTTTATAGGAGGAAATAGTTTGATTAACGCGATTGGGCTCGTTTTTATACTTACAAATAAACACGAGAAAAAAAAGAAAGTTTACCTAAATGAAAAATTTGCACTAATAGATATTATTGATTCTAAAGAAGTATTTGATGATGAAGGGAATCCTTTAGTAGAACTAACATGTAAATACAGTATATATTTAGATGAAAAATATTACTGTAAATCTCTCGATGATTATACTGGACAAGTATTTCCTTTCTTAAGTGCAAAAATAGGAAAAGGTCTTCTAAGAAACTTAAACTACTACTTTTCTTACGTTGATGCCTATGATAAGAAACCACCAGTTAAAGAAATAAGACCGCTGATGAAACAAGTAACTAACAGATAGCGAAACATACAAAAAAGGAAAGCATCTAGCTCTGGATGTTTTCTTTTTTATTGAAAACTCATTCATTCTCATCCTCTTCTAAAAGTATGTATCCAAGCATATTTTAAATTAAAAACATTGGAGGATTAGACTGAATGAAATACTCAGAAACAATTATAAGTAAACGACTTCGAATGCTTAAAATGACGGGTATGTTTTTCATGCTAGTATTAATAGCATGGATTGGATATACAAAATTACTTTATGAAAACGGATTTCTTCAAGAAAAAAAGAATTCAGTAGAAGTAATGAATACTAGCATTACAGGAGAAATAGAGCAGCTTTTTCATATAAACTTGCAAGGTTATCGAAAAACAAACCTTGATGCTGTTATAGAAGCAAGTAAAACCGATCCAAGCGAACTATCCCTAATTGAACTGGTCAACAAATCCTGCTCGCGAGATTGCATAGGTGAGCCAGTAACATATGTAAACTCAAACAATGGATATATCTTTTATAAGGAATCTAATGGAACTAATGTAGCTATAACGGTTAAAAAGAAAGACACATGGGTAATTGTAAAGAAATCTGTTCAAGATGGAATATAACCACCCTAAAAAAGAGTACGTATCGTACTCTTTTTTATTATTAATACCCTTCATCTTCATCTCTACAATGGCATTTCGGTTTTGTTTTACAATGACATTTTTCACACTCACATTTCGGTTTCTCTTTGCAACAACATTCGTGAAAATCACTGCGTTTACATCTACATCTCCCAAACATTAAATTATCCCAAAATTTATTACAATTTCGGGAATGCCCACAATGACAAGTATTCCCCATGGATATGCTTCCTCCTTAATAGAATTCATCATATTCTATGTTTGAAAGTATACAAAGGCTTGTTTATTAGTCTATTTTCTCCATATTATAACTAGATTTAGAAGATTACATAAAAATAAAAAGCCGTCACATGACGGCTTTTTATTTAGCAAACTACTCTTTTGTATAAAAAAATTTAATTCCTTTCGTATCTAACCAAGCCGTTACTTTGTCCAGTTCGTTCCCTTGACGATAATCTGTCTCGAAATACACAAGTCCTTGGTTATTTCCGAGAGATATTATTTTAGAAGTATATCCAAGCTTATCCATCATTTGAATCATGTCAGGAATTAAATTTACACCAAATTCATAAGTAACTACTTTGTTATATTTATTCACTATAATTCCAACCCCTTCTTGTTTCTTTATTGGCTCAACAGTTTGATTTATAAACCAAGCTAACGGTTTATTTCCAATTAGCTCATTTAAATCACATTTTCCGATACCAGCTACATTCCCTGTTTCTGTGTATTGCCAAATATCACATGGATACGCCGGTTTGTTACCACCATAACGAGGAATCCATACAAAATCAGAATTGACATTTGCCATTCCAAATGGAGCATACATATGATGAGCAATATATAAACCGACCTTCTTAGCTCCTAATCTACGTAATTCATCAATAAATGCTTGTGCACCCGCTCTCATATCATTCATTGTTTTTACTTCTACGTCAGCTACCCAAACTGTGGCATTTTTTTCACCACGGTTCCAAAAGTCTCTTGCTTCTATCCGTGCATCCTCTACTGAAACGAAACGACAGAACGCATAATTACCAAACGGAATATTTCTTACTTTCATTGCTTGTACATAATTATTATATAAAGGATCAACATAAGTTGAACCATCTTGCACACGTGCAATTACGAAATCTAATTGTGGGGCTGCGATATCCCAGTTAATATTGCCATTCCATTTTGAAATATCTACAATGTAACCCATTATTCATCATCTCCTTTTTTATTATCATATTCAGAGATTGTATTTTTTGCTCTTATCCCTTAAACAATCAAGTCAGTTTTTTAATTAGCAGTAGAGATTTTGTATTCATTGATAATGATTTAAAATTTAACTTATGTATCGAAAAATAGAATATTATTATAGATTTAAAAGATGATTATTCAAAAAAACTAAAGTATATAATTAAAACCACCTTTTTGATAGGTGGTTTTAATTATATACATTGTCCATATTTGTGGTTACATAGTATATTATCGTGAGCCATTAAAATAATAAAAGCCAACTTGTATTTTTAACCCACTGATTAAAGTTTTACTTTATCTCACATACTCATAGTACCACTTACGCGCATCTAACCAAGCTGTAAATTTATCGATATTTCCAGCTGGATAGCCATTCGTTATAGCATAACCAATGCCATCTTTCTGAACGACAATTTGTCCATCAATACCCGCATCAACCATCGCTTGAGCCAAAGCTTGTAAATTACTAAATGCTACACCGCCAGTTTTTACTTTGAGCAAATCCACTGTACCTCCTCCAGTTTGTCCTGTAAGAGCAAACACAATAGAATTAGCGATTTTATCAACATTCCATTTTGCCATGTCAGATTCATTATCAATAAATCCTAATTCTATAAGAATAGCAGGTGCTTTCGTCCCATTTAATACCGCTAAATCTGTACGCTGTTTTGCACCTCGATCACGCCATCCAATATCTTTTGCTAGTTGAGCTGAGATTTTAGCCGCCAAGTCTTTCTGATCATAATACAGAACCTCAACACCCTGTCCATTTCCATCGCTTGCATTAAGATGAAAAGAAATAACTAAATCCACAGCATGGGAATTGCTTTTACGAATGATATTATTTAAATTTTGTGATTGAGTTGTTCCTACCTCGTCCGTATCGTCATAAACCGTGTGTCCTAAGGCTCTTAACTTAGCCGCCACGGCATCTTTAACTTGCCTATCCAGAACGTGTTCTTTCCGATTCCCGAAATTAGCACCTTGAACAATACTATTATGTCCTCCGTGCAAACTATATCTAGCCATTATTCATCAACATCTCCTTTCTTAATATTCTATTCAAAACTTGTCTTATTGCTATTCCCACTTACAATCTTAACTGTACCCATACACCCTACATTTTCTAAAATTGACGGCACGAACAAAAAAGCATCACCCTTTCGGCGATGCCTAAGCTCCCTAAATAAATAGAGTTTAAAATCACTGAAACTTCACCTATATTTCCTCCCCTTCCTTCACAGCTTCTTTCAACCTCTGCAACATATACCCAATCCCTTTACACCCCTCTAGCGGATATGTAATCATTTCTTCTGGATATAACTTTGTCACTACTTTTTTATGCTTTTTTCCTGCTAGTAAGACGATTTCGTCAAACTGTAATAAACTTTTATCTACCAACTGTTTTTGTAATTGCTCTATACTTATTACCTCATCGCTTTTTGAATCAAATGCAAGATCATAGTTTTCTAATACAATATCATTTGGTCTTAAAAATCCATGTTTCGCTGATAATATAACCCAGTTTTCGAAAAACATAGTTGCGTATGCCTGACATGCTTTTCCGAACGGACTAATATATACATCTTTTGCTTCCATCGGTCCGTAGTTTGAATGCTTATCCCAAATTTTCTTTTTTCCACAAGGAATTATACATAGCCTTTTCATATATATTTCTACTCCCTTTACTTCTGTAAATAAAATTCGTTATTTTGTACATTTTTCTCTCGAAATACTATATAATAATTCCGAAAGCTAAAATTACACATTTTACCATATACGTACTATGGATCACTCTCATTGCAAATATTATAATACCATAAAAATTTTTGCTTTTTTTCTTCAAAATATTAAATATAAATTTTAACATAAGGATGTATAGATATAATTAAAAAGGAGGTTCATAAAAATGAAAAATATTATCCCTGCACTATTAGTCTATTTTATCGTTTGCGTTATTTCCGTTATCATCCCAGCATCTGAAGGCTATAATTATGTCGGCTGGAAGTTATTTGTTGGGCAAGTGTATGCGATACCTATTTTCTTCATTACTGCGATAATCACATTTTATATAAACAAGAAAAAATCTTACGAATAAACGATTATAAGGATAGCTAACGCTATCCTTATTTTAATTCGTTAATCAAATCTAAAATAGCCCTTGCAGTACTTTGTATCCTTTCTTCCGAAAAGTCAAACGCAACACCTGTATTTATATATATTTCCTGTATAGGTAAATTCCAATCTGAACTCGCTCCCTCTTTAAAGAAAGCAATCGCTTGTTCCTGATTCTCTCGATAAATTTGAAACAATTGCATCGCTCCTATTTGCGCAATTGCATATTCAATTTTATAAAAAGGAAACTGAACAAAGTGAAATGACTCGAACCAATTTCATTCTCTACTCCTGCAATATCAACTGATGAATATTGATACCTTTTACATAGTTCAATATATTTCTCATCTCGCTCTTCTGGTGAATGGTTTGGATTTGTATAAAGCCAGTGCTGGAATACATCTCCTGAAACTGACGATATTAATAACGATAAAGTACGATATAATTGAGCTTGCTGTACTTCTTTATAATCATCCTCTTGCGTATAAAAAATATTAAGCTTATCCATTAATAGTAATTCAAGACTAAGGGAATAAAGTTCCGCCACCTCTTCACGAAGGTATCTTTCCTGCATACTACTTTCATTGTTAAATTGTTTATAAAAGTGAAATGCATGCCCCAATTCATGTATTAATGCATGAATCGCATAAAATGAAAAACTAAAATTAGAATAAACAAAAACGTCTTTACTATGAGATAAGGTAAAGCAAGCAGCTCCTGGTGCTTTATTTTTCCGTTCTTGTACGTCAATTAATCCCGCTTTCCTTATATGAGTAAATTCCTCATGAAAACATGAATCTGTCTTCCGCAACATTTCTTCAATTCCATCCAATAAATTAATATAATTTTCAAATGAATATTTTTGCAAATTACAAGGAGCAAGATCCCAGGGACGATACGTTTTTACATCAAGATTCTTTTTAAGAAAACTTCCTAACTGTTTCCAAATTGGTACAACACACTTTTCTATCGACTCATGAAACTTAAAACAATCTTCAATACTGTAATCTCTATTTTTTTGTTTAAAGGCATACTCACTATAATTATTAAATCCTGCATTTAATTTTCTGTTTTTTAGAGATAAAAAAGGACAAGTAGCCAATCTGACTACTTGTCCTTGCTGTTTATGTGTACTCAATAAAATTAAGCTTGGAATGCTTCTGTTAATACTGGTACGATTTGTTTTTTACGAGATACAACACCTTTTAATGTAGCTGTGTTGTTTTCTAGTGATACGTTGTATGCTTTCTCAACAACGTTTGCTGCTTTACCGATCGCAAGACCGACAGAATCGTTAGTTAAGATATCAGTTACAACGAATAAGAATAGGTCTAAACCTTTTTCTTCTACTACTGCAGAAATTACTTTTTCAAGTTCCGCTTGGTGTACAAGAACGTCGTTTGTATCAACAGCGTTTACTTGTGCGATTTCAACTTTCGCATTACCCATTTGGAATTCTTTAGCGTCAAGAGAGATTAATTGCTCCATTGTTTTTCCGCTTAAGTCAGCACCAGCTTTTAACATTTCTAAGCCGTAGCTATCAGCATCTACACCAGCGATTTCCGCTAATTCACGAGCAGCTGCTACGTCTTGTTCTGTGCAAGTTGGAGATTTGAATAGTAAAGAATCTGAAATAATTGCAGATAACATTAAACCTGCAACTTCTTTACGAATTGTAACGCCATTTTCTTTGTACATTTTGTTTAAGATTGTAGCTGTACATCCAACTGGCTCACAACGATAGTATATAGGATCGCTTGTTTCAAAGTTAGCAATACGGTGATGGTCAATAACTTCTAACACACGAACTGATTCGATATCGTTAGCACTTTGTTGACGCTCGTTATGGTCAACTAAAATAACGTTGTCCACTTCGCTTGCTACTGTCTCAACAAAACGCGGTCCTTCTACTTTAAAATAGTCTAACGCAAATTGAGTTTCACCGCTGATTTCGCCTAAACGTACAGGCTCAGCATTCATTCCTAATTCTTTTTTCAATTCTGCATAAGCAATTGCAGAACAAATTGCATCTGTATCTGGGTTTTTATGCCCGAAAACTAGTACTTTTTCCATGTTTTCCACCTCTTCATGAAAAGGATATCTTAAAGAAGCAAATATGACAATATTTAAAGCATATTTTTTTATAAATAATTGCACTTTCTTCTATATTTTTCATCATTTTCATAAAAAAAATCATCTAAAATGAATTAGATGATCGAAATATATGTTTCAATTAAAATAGTGTAGGAGCTTGCACTACGTTGTTAAAAGCGAAATTTGAAGCTAAGCCATTATTCACAAGGTTTACATCTATAACTTGATAAAACGCATTTCCAGTGTCTGCAATTTCCCAAACAGCTAAAATAAGATGGTATCCACTACGATCAGTTGGTACATTTGCTTCATGCGTTACTGTTGTCCCTGGTCTAGCCCCACCGTCATTTTTCACATAGAATGGCACTAAATCTAAATCTGATCGCGTTAAAGGTTTATTTGGATTCCAGCCTTTTTTCGTAATATAATATTTCCACTCTTTTGTACTATGAGGAGCAGTTAGTTTCCACTTGAATGTATTCGTCCCGCCATTTAACGTAACTTTCTTCCACCTATCCACAGTTTGAACATCTAAAGCAGGAAAATGACCAGCCCCTGCAATTTGTCCATCAGAAGGTCCTAGTTGCGGAAATCCCCCTATCCCTTCTACACTTTGTGGTTCATATTGAATCGGTCCACAATTTACATTTACCCCTTGCTTACATAAATAAGATCGGCTCGCTGGTGATTCTACATAACCATGAGCTGAAGCCTTTTCTGAAAATCCAAATGTTAATAATCCCGTAAGTAATACGCCACCACTTAAAATAACTTTCTTCATCTTTTGTAAACTATTCTTTTTCATTCTTTCATCCCCTTCCGATAATAAAGCGAAAATAACTATAGTTGGCTAGTCATCTTCTCTACATTTATTATAAGACGAGAATCATTACTAAAAGAACCCTCTAAAAACTTTCTCAAATTCATTTAGTGCGTTAAATGGATTATATCAATAAATTTATTTAACACCGCCAGAAAAATATAGACGGTGTTAAAATAGTTTCTTATTATTCAGTATGATAACCTTTTAATCACAATTTATATGCATTTATAATAAAGAACCGTAGCATCTAACTTTCCATTCGGAGAAATTGCATACCCTGGTATTGTTCCAACTTCTTGGTAGTCTAGTGATTTGTACAATTTATTGGAAGGATCTCCTTCTCTAGTATCTAATACTAAAAGAGACCTGTTTTCTTGCTTCGCTCGTTCCTCTGCTTTTTGCATAAGCAATCGTCCAATACCGTTACGTCTAAAGTTTGGATGAGTCATTAATTTGCAAATCTCGGCTCTATGAATTCCGTTAGGCTTTGTAACTAATTGTAATTGAATACTCCCTGCTACTTCGTTGTTTATTTTAGCTACATACAATATCACTTCTGGCGCTATGACTGTTTGCCAATACTTTGTTGCGTCTTTTTGTTCCAGTGGAGGCAAAAAACCAATTGATGCCCCATCATTTACAACCGTTTTCAAAAGTTTCGAAAGTTCTTCCATATCATTTTCTAGTTGCTTAATTTCTTCAATTACTAAATTTCGCATTACTTTTCCCCCTTTTGTTTCATTGTAACAATTTTTAAAGAAGGAATAATGAAATAATAAGATGAATTTATATTAAGATATGATTTTTTGTGAAAGGATAACGATATGAAATATATATTAGATAGAACGTACGCAAAAGAACTACTCGAATGGGCATATGAACAAAACCCGGGCCCTTGGTTTGAACATTCACTACATGTTGCTCATGCAACTGAAAACATAATTATAGAACTTATAAAAAAAGGGTATGACCTAGATGCTGACATAGCATATAACGCTGCCCTTTTGCATGATATCGGAAGATACAAAGGTTTTACCAAATCGGTCATTCATTCCTATGATGGTTATATGTATATGAATGATTTAGGATATGCAGGAAACGCCATTATTTGTGTGACACACTCATTTCCCTGTAAAAATGAACATATAGATATCGCAGCGGAATGGCATCTCGTTCCTGACCATATGAAAAGCCGGTTGGTTGCAATATTGAATGAACATAGTAACTACGACTTATACAATAAAGTAATTACTCTTTGTGACGCTCTTGCTGACGCGGATGGCTTTACTACGCTGGAAAGAAGATTAATTTCCGTTGGTTTGCGTCATGGTACAACATCTCATACATCTTTACATTGGAAAGGGTTTTATGCAATTAAGAAAGAATTAGAAGCTTTAATCGGTAAGAGTATATACACAGTTCTTCCTGATGTAGAGAATTCGATTTATGAAGATATAGAATACTAAAGTGAATACAAATTTAATTTCACATAAAAAAACGTTTTAAACATAAAGTTTAAAACGTTTTTTTATTCAATGCTTTTGATTTTTCAGTTCTGTTAAACACTCTTGCACTAAAGTTACCGCTTGACTCATCGCAGCTCCGCCAGCAAATGCTGCTGAAACACCACATGCTTCCAGAATCTCTTTATCCGAACATCCTTGATCAAGACAACCTTTTGTATGATAAATTGTACAATACTCATCTTGCGTTGCTAAACTAATTCCTAATGCAATAAGTTGTTTTTCTCTTTTTGTTAAAGCACCCTCTTGAAAACAAGCTTGCGTAAACGCATTATATGTCTCAGCGATTTCAGGAATTTGATTTGTAAAACT from Bacillus cereus G9842 includes the following:
- a CDS encoding GNAT family N-acetyltransferase, with protein sequence MRNLVIEEIKQLENDMEELSKLLKTVVNDGASIGFLPPLEQKDATKYWQTVIAPEVILYVAKINNEVAGSIQLQLVTKPNGIHRAEICKLMTHPNFRRNGIGRLLMQKAEERAKQENRSLLVLDTREGDPSNKLYKSLDYQEVGTIPGYAISPNGKLDATVLYYKCI
- a CDS encoding HD domain-containing protein — its product is MKYILDRTYAKELLEWAYEQNPGPWFEHSLHVAHATENIIIELIKKGYDLDADIAYNAALLHDIGRYKGFTKSVIHSYDGYMYMNDLGYAGNAIICVTHSFPCKNEHIDIAAEWHLVPDHMKSRLVAILNEHSNYDLYNKVITLCDALADADGFTTLERRLISVGLRHGTTSHTSLHWKGFYAIKKELEALIGKSIYTVLPDVENSIYEDIEY
- a CDS encoding lytic polysaccharide monooxygenase; the encoded protein is MKKNSLQKMKKVILSGGVLLTGLLTFGFSEKASAHGYVESPASRSYLCKQGVNVNCGPIQYEPQSVEGIGGFPQLGPSDGQIAGAGHFPALDVQTVDRWKKVTLNGGTNTFKWKLTAPHSTKEWKYYITKKGWNPNKPLTRSDLDLVPFYVKNDGGARPGTTVTHEANVPTDRSGYHLILAVWEIADTGNAFYQVIDVNLVNNGLASNFAFNNVVQAPTLF
- a CDS encoding carboxymuconolactone decarboxylase family protein; protein product: MDNMTGGNKMEHEQHSSINDILHHYKEGIGSFTNQIPEIAETYNAFTQACFQEGALTKREKQLIALGISLATQDEYCTIYHTKGCLDQGCSDKEILEACGVSAAFAGGAAMSQAVTLVQECLTELKNQKH